A segment of the Lolium perenne isolate Kyuss_39 chromosome 3, Kyuss_2.0, whole genome shotgun sequence genome:
cacatagacataaattagaCATTGTTTAGATAAAAGTGGACACCTAACGCTAGAGAAATTTCATTGCACTTTAACTGGGAGTTAGAAGGATGAATCGCAAGCATTATCATGAGCACAGTGGACCAATCTTACATATCCATACATACTATGAAATCAAGATAGGAAAGGGGTTTATacaattgttaacaatttttcttATAAAAATTCATGATCCCATCAAATATTCCAGACTATATATTTCTCCAACTATTACGTTAGATAAAAAAACATGTAAAGACTGATTTCACGAAAGCCTGCAATATCATTTCCAAGCTTTCGTGGATCCATTTGGAACATTTGTCCTCTCCGTGGAGCAACACCATCAAGTGTCCCTCCTCCACTTTGGATAAATCAGTACCTACAAGCATTTTTTTGGCAACCATATTATTGAATAAAAACATGGAATTAAGATGGTTTCAATTAAGAATGTGGTCAGATAACTATGATCATTTTCTTTATAAACTTTTATTGATCTATGATTAGTATCAAATGGTGAAACAAATTTTGTTGGTGAAGTATAACTGAACATTGAAAAGGAACCAATATCAAATGCCAACAAGAATGCATAGTACATGCATAGTTCACATGTTTGTCGATTATTAGCCCTAGAAGTGATTGAACAAGAACCAATATCATCAATGCTGGTATATGCATAGTTCATTTGTTTGGAAAGAACTCTGCATTTTTTGCAGCACCATTAGTATCCATTACTTACGTATCATTCTTAGCTCCAAATGTTTCTGACATGAAGCCCAGAAATCAATGGGCCACATAATGCACACTGCTCACGCCATAAACAAAAATGGATGATACTTTTCAGACAGAGTTTGATTTTACTTTTGACCGATTTTAAATAAATAAGGCACGATTAGCTATTTACTGTCCACATGAAGTTTGGTTGGATTGTCGTCTCCTTCCTGAACGTCACGCCATTCGTAGGATCGGTCCGGGTGTAGCATGTGTAGGTGGATCCCTCCTCTACCTATATGCTGGAGGCTGACGTTGGGGACGAAGACAACCATGTCGGGGGGAGTCGACCAGTACGGTCTCGACATATCGCGGCGGCCCGAGAGGAGGCGGTGCATGATGAAGGGGAGCATATGGTTATGGATTGTGCGAAGTAGAGTTCATTGCCTACCACTATATCCGAACTGACGAAAGTTGCAATAGCAACGAAAAATATTATTTACTCTAAcctctatggcatcactcgaacaTGTTGAGCCGCAACATCATATACTTCACGAGCCTGAAGAATAGTACAATATTATTTTGTGCAATATGATCTAAAACGAAAGAGAATACATGCATTGAATAAGAGTCCTAGAAATGTGTCTCCTTCTCTCAGATATTTATTTGTGATTGCTCTGTAACACACTTGAATAACTTGTTGGGTAGGAGACACTGAAGGGAGCAAAAAATATTGATACTATAAACAAAGTTGATTAGACTTCCGTGGTGAATACTTGTTTTTTACAATACCCTACACCGCTCAGCATATTTATTTGTGCATTGCGCAGGACCAATAAACCTAGTGGTCTGAAAACTTATAAGTAAATTAAACACCACTGTATAAAAACGGTCATTACCTTATTCTCTGCACAAGACCTGGCCCCAAGGAGAAGGCCCCCCCCATGCCCCACCATAGAAGGCGTCTTTAGGgcttctccagcggcgcgacgcattttagcgtccacgcacgtccgtttgcgtcgatcCTTTTGGTCGAAAtagaccgcgcgtccgtttgcgtcaggggtggctccagcggcacgacgcatttttttagGACCAATCTTTTTTTTTAaaacatgaaacatagtttacatACTTAAAAAATAAACCTAAAACGCCTAATGCTCCTCGCCGctgtgctgctcctcgtcgctgtcgagcacgatgaggTCCGGTACGACCCAAGGCCAGTTggcatccgggggagcgtacgccgggcgcgctgccggtgctcgaggttgaggaggctgcggctgtggcggcggtggaggggcccagtactgcggctgtggcggcggtggaggcgcccagtactgcggctgtggcggcggtggaggcgcccatgcCTGCGTCTGTGGCGGCGGTTGAGGCGCCTAggcctgcggctgtggcggcggtggcggaggcgccgccgactccaggagcgcccgtcgaagtgcttcatccgccgacaggcccaacggcatgacggcggtggcgtagcggggcagtggcggctgcacaggcgcgtcgtGCTCGGAGACAAGGATGGCgaccttcgccatctcgtcgtccgtcatgttgtccgggaagtcgaagttccggccctccgccaaggcctgctgccattcgtggaagacgacagcgacgtagtcgtcgctgtcgtccttcacctcctcgctatggtacgcgagcgcctcgacgtagtcgtcgtcgtcgtacacAGCGTAGGCTttgtcgtcgtcgtcggcgtcgttgtGCTGCGTCTGCTGACGTCGCATCCGCGCCTACTGACGATGCGTCGGCGCCTGCTCACGACGCGTTGGCGCCTGCTCAcgacgcgtcggcgcctgctCACGACGCATCGGTGCCTGCTGACGACGAGCCGGCGATGCAGGGCCGAAGGGgtaatccctgtcgcccatgaagcctgcccttcgtctcctgtccgtctccgtggacaggtacgtacgccaaagctccgagtcgatggcgtacgccggatcgtcgcggaggtccgccggcagataccgcctcctgcgccggatctccgcggtccgatcaggctcgcgcgcaggtactggagggataggcacccggcggcagctgagccgccagccaccaggcagctgcacgccggaccaggcgtcgtcgcacggcatccatttgccgtgcatgagcctccccaccgagacggggagcgggatcttcttgctgccgctgccggaggcctcgaagtcattcttcttccccatggcgctgcggcggtggtggtggttgtggaggtgtgggcgaaggagcgacgcggccggtggacttttatgggcgggcgcgcgcgggatacgatgccattgaaggcgccgcagaagcccagccgccgcccgccagtgcgcgcgcagaacaggcagccgcgccattgatggcgaaggctgcggcgcagacgcggaagcgctgaccgcctgaatcgatgccctcgatgcagactcgctgccaggcgggcccggtggggaagcgagcggacactttgcgcgtccgtcgAGCGTctgccgagacgcaaacctggcgcatatttgggccaggtttgcgtctccgcggacggcccggtcactttgggtcgccccgctggaacaggccccagacgcatttccggtcacggcggacgcaaacggccgctgagcgtccgtttgcgtcacgccgctggagatgccctaatgccAAAGGAGTGTGGCGTTGTTCGTGGCTCACCAAGAGGATGGGTCACGACGATGGAGGCCCCGGTCACATCGATGAAGCCATAGGTGCAGGCCTTCAGCGAGCAGCGCTCGATGCGCATGTCCTGGAGCGGTTGACATGCGGTCGTCGTCCAGCATCTTGCAATCCGTCGCCGGCTCGCCGCCTTGCGTGCATGCCTGAAGTTGTGTCTGGTGTTGTCATGGACGATGATGTTCCTCCCTTTTCTCAGCGTGAAGCATGGTCCACCCTCGCCGACCACGACGCGGGCACCTCGGCCGTCCACAGTCTTGTGCGAGCTCATGCTGACCTCCTGTTTGGGTGTTGGGTCAGATCCTCATGATGCGGTCGAAGACGATCTAGAGAGGCAAGAAAAGAAGTTACTGATTTGATACATGTAAATCTTGGTTGGTGTGTGTTATTTTCAGGAACCTTTTTAAGTCGCAGGCTCACGCCTGGCAACCGTATCCTGATTTGTTTCCCCATGTATTACCGATCTGTTGTCTCCCGATTGATTGTGGCGATTCGTCCATCCCTTGATTTGGGGATTCTATGATTCTGGCGATTCGTCCATCCCTTGATTGTGGCGATTCGTCCATCCGTTGATTGTGTACTTCCTTATCTAACATGACGACTTTTGGAAATTAATTGGCGCTTGGAGATTTGATGCGGGTAGATTGCACAGACGGCTAGATGGCAAGCGGGGAACGTTTAGTAAGATTGGATGGTCAAGATGtctccaatctttgacatcaaacatgtttgacgacgtaccaactcgaatataatagtaaagatatactTGCCATGGAACCGGGTAAACAATGAAATATAGCCATGCTTCCTCTTAAGTGGAGATGTGAGGCAGTAGAATGATATTGCCTCCATAGCTCATGCTCTTACTTCCTTGACTCCTACAACCTTTATTTGTATAATATTTAATGTGACATTTTTATATATGAAACATTGGACTTAAGTAAGGATCCAAATAAACAACCTGTGAAACGCCCCATATAATCGGAAGTAAGGATCCAAATAAACAACCTGTGAAACACCCCATATAATCGGAGTTAACTTCCCGTAATTTCTCTCTTCCCAATGAAATAAGGTTGACTTTTGAGATACTAATTTGGTGGATTTGAAATTGTAAACCTTCATCTATGGATATCCAAAATTTCTCAGTTTAAATATTGCAAAGGAAAGAAGCTTAAAATAAAAGTACCAGGCAAATTCATTCATGTGAGCAGGCATGCCCACCCAAGGGTGCTAATTCCTTACTTCAATCTGTTAGCTTAGCAGGGTAGGAGATCTGTTTTTCCTTCTCTAGACCTCTATGTGTATCTCTTGAACCTTGCCTTCAGTTGGATTTCTTCTTTTCTTAATGGATACATGCAACTCTTTTGCATGGTTCGAAAAAGGGTGCTAATTCCAACATGTGTTGGCTTCATCTCtggatttttttttggatatGCACAATACTACTTCCAGAGTGTAATGTGCCCGCATTGGCTTCACCTTTACTGCCTCCTTAACCTTCGGCTTCCCACCGGGTCGCCATATCCCTGCCTCGGCGATGTGGGCGAGAGTCCTGTATTTTATAGCTATTACATCCAACATCTCCTCATCCTTCTTTAATGGTGAGATGATATATATCCATCAGACTATCCTTTGTCGCCCTCCTCTAGCCACCAACAACGCATGTCTACCCTCTCCTTCCGTCACCCTCCTATAAGTGAGGAGGGGACATAATAAGTGGTTTGCAAACTAGTGCTAGTTTACATTATAAGAAACTCTAGTAAACAGTTTTCTCAACTTCGTCGTTTCTTCTCATCTTATGTATTTTCAAAGGTGTTTTATCATCTGAACTAAGTACTTTTCAAGTTTACCGTTTATCCTGTGTTTTCTGTCTGCTCGTTCAATGGTATTTTTATGTCattttgttgcttctcaattgcgCCATTTTGAGAACGTGCTTTGAGCTTTGCTTTTTCTTCTCAAATACATCCTTTCTGCCGTGTTTTCCCTTCTCAATTGTGGGttctcttctcaattgcttccattAAACTGCATTAGTCTTGTCCACTATATTTATCACTCTCACTTGTGTCCTTTCAACTGCGTTTTACTTCTCAACCATGTATTCTCCACTCTGCATTTATCCTTCTCACTTGTGTCCTTCCAACCGTGCTTTACTTCTCAACCACGTCTTCTCCGATGTGTTCATCCTTCTCACTCGTGTCCTTTCTATTGCGTTTTTCCTTCTCAACCACGTCTTTTTCAACTCCATTTCTCATTCTCAACACCATACCTTATTCTCTACTACATCATACCAAGCGTGTTTCTCCTTCTCAACTACATTATTTCAACTTCAGAAAAGTTTCTGTTGAATCTCCAGTTTATATTCCGTTGTAGCCCTATCTCCTTCGTCAATATGGGACTAAAATTATGTGCTCCTCCCTGTACGTGCGGTTGAGAGCAGTGCAATTGATAAGGATACAAGTGAGAGTGGTGTAGTTGTGAACATGTTCAAATTGCATCGCGTGTCTCAATTGTATTATGAGTTCCAAAGTGCATACATGTCTCAAACTGTAGCACGTGCATCAACTACATCACATTAACTCTTAGGCCTTGTTTGATACTAGAGTTTTTACGTGAATTAGTGGAGATAATACTCgatctagagtattgggtgaaacCGCTACCGTCATCCAATCTTCACAAAACTCtatccccaatccactaggtaagGGTAGTGTATTGGAGATTAAAAAATACACTAAGAATTGGAGAAAAGTGGGGATTAGCGGGGATTAAACTCGCTCAATACTCTCGTACCAAACATGCTTTTGGAAATAAGTGGAGATTTAGATTTGGTGGGGATTATCCCCACTAATTCCCACAAAAGCTCTATTACGAAATAAGGCCTTAGAGATGTTTACCACTTTAAGAAACTGGTAACCTTGTACTCTAAAATCGTTCCCTAAAAATAAGCACTTCCCGAACTCTAATGTCGTTGGGGAAATGTCATCGCTGAGGACATTTTGCAGAGGGAAGAACGGGAGAGAGAACACTATGGATTGCCGGGACAGAGAGAACGCATGAGTCACGAGCGAGAAATAATAACAAATGGTTGCTATTTCCTGAACTGAAAGCTTACATATATGCACGTGCTGTcagtacaaaaaaaaaatttcgtTCAGTAGTTCGTCATTTCAACTTCCAAGCGTGCGATTTTAGAAAAAGCGTGGATGTTCGACGTCTTCTTTGTAACTGCAAAAGAGTAatagtttgtatcacaatatttTTACACTTGTGCTCCGGTGCTTTCTGAAATTTTTATTTGCACAACTTTCAAAGCAAGATCAAAGGCTGTGGTTAGGAGGAGTGGGTCTTGGGAAGTGGGCAGTTATACGCTGCGGTGATCACAGCCATCCATCTGCTTTGGGAAACGTGCAAAAAAAAGTATTGGAAAGCACAGGAGCACTCCTCATATTTTTATTGATCGATTGCACCACAATATTTAGCTAGGCGCAAGTCCTAGGGGGGAAGAGAGGTGTTGAGGGATGGCCTGATCAGACTGTGGTGGCTGGCCGACATAAAGGGATGCATCGGAAAATAGGGGAAGGATGGCCAGAGGTCGCAGAAAGACACGATTAGCCGATCAACAGTGTGTCATGATATTGTCATGATATATGAGAAATCTCATAAATATATAGGCCGTTCACACCAAGTCGTGGTTACTCCATTTACTTACTCCATATAAAAACATGCTCCATATTTTACAGTTTTTTTTATGGATGGAAGAACACCCAAATCATTCGCCCCAAAACTCATCGCTTTCTTTTGTAGGCCACACGCAGACACGCTTACATGCATGCATATGCATAgagatcttcttcttctttttgatTCCTATCGACCTAAATCAGCTAAGCTGTATCCTGTATgcctaagagagagagagagacagagagagagagagacgactAAGTATATGCAGATTACGTACGTACTGCTCGATGATCGATCGATCTGTATCACCTTCTCTTGCCACCCGTCGTGGTGATCGGCGAAGCCTTGGGCgataagaagaaggacgccggcgACGACTTGGCCGGGCTGAGCACCCGGTACCCTGCCGACCGGCTCTTGCTGCCGCCCCGCTGCATGCCGCAAATCGGCGACGACAACGGCGCGACCGCGTTATCACCgccgtcgtggtcgtggtcgtggtccatGTGCCAGAGGACGTCGAGGAAGGCGTCGACGGAGCAGGGCAGCGCGAGGGGTCCCTGCGCCGCATAGCCGTACTCGCTCTCGGCGTCGTCGAGGAGGCGCCGGAAGAGCGGGTGGTTGGCGCGGTCGGCGCGCACCACGAACCGCTCCCGCTCCGGCCCCACGTACACCGAGAAGCACCCCGGCGCCGTCCCCGCCGACACCTTGCCGCCGCCGCCCAGCCCTGACCTGCAACGCTCCAGCGTCCTCGACACCAGGCTCTTCCTGTTCGCGCCCTTGCTCGCCGCCATGCCGCCGCCGCTCCTATTCAGCCCGGAGGTTGACCAAGGTAGATGCCGGCCGGCCAGGTTATGGTGAGGTGAGACGGGAGCTAATGCATGCATGCGTGGATATAAATATGCAAACTATGCGGCACTAAGCTTTCCCTAAGCTCGCAAGGTATGGGATGTTGTTGTAGCTAGCCGAAAACGTAGTGGCGTGGCGTGCAGCGACATGGTGGATAGCCCCATTCGTGGACCTGAATGCTGGGGCATTGACTTGTTGGGGTACAGTACAGGGTCATATGGTGCAGCTATACCTATCGACcgcaggaccaggaggaggaagagaaagTGGAGATGGATGGTGCCTAATTGTTAATTAACTTATTTTGCTTCCTGGGCTAATTATGTATGCAAGAATGTACTATATGTCAACTTGTGTAATAGGAAAGTGAAATGG
Coding sequences within it:
- the LOC127345434 gene encoding uncharacterized protein — encoded protein: MHALAPVSPHHNLAGRHLPWSTSGLNRSGGGMAASKGANRKSLVSRTLERCRSGLGGGGKVSAGTAPGCFSVYVGPERERFVVRADRANHPLFRRLLDDAESEYGYAAQGPLALPCSVDAFLDVLWHMDHDHDHDGGDNAVAPLSSPICGMQRGGSKSRSAGYRVLSPAKSSPASFFLSPKASPITTTGGKRR